One genomic region from Zalophus californianus isolate mZalCal1 chromosome 14, mZalCal1.pri.v2, whole genome shotgun sequence encodes:
- the PIWIL3 gene encoding LOW QUALITY PROTEIN: piwi-like protein 3 (The sequence of the model RefSeq protein was modified relative to this genomic sequence to represent the inferred CDS: inserted 1 base in 1 codon; deleted 1 base in 1 codon), with the protein MREEAQLVATLQATSVKERSRFGGIFRDHVVDTRQYLDHVRESTAGTQGRPVKLFTNHFRVTSRPQQVTYKYNIDYMPDIEDGKVRTELLLQHKALIGKCHIFDGSSLLLPHKLLSPKMELVSLLKKQVVKVTIEFTSELMPTSPDCLRYYNILFRRILKMMELEQVGRNYYNKHEATEFSDHNLVIWPGYVTSILEYETSITLCADVNHKLVRMQTAYDLISALCDGFPAKQDLQEQVAKQLVGSIVSTVFNNKTYRVDDINWEETPRTTFKTSDGAEITFVEYYKTRYDQVVTELNQPLLISKGKWKKSQRDTPQEPVLLVPQLCNLTGLTDDLRKNYRVMRDLALHMRLDPEKRQHELQKLMNAIQTNKEVQQELQLWDLKFDASFLSFSGRILKEVRIFQGRRVFDSHPQFADWSKETRSGPLLNVKSLDHWLILYPTGNDRAASFFLQSLRRVTPXMGISMREAKILEVSDTVQSYTTALENHVSSKTQMVVCVLSSEKKDLYDSIKQYLCVSCPIPSQCVIARTLDKPQTLMTIATKLAQQMNCKMGGALWKVDTGLQNTMFIGIDCFHDIVHRRKSIAGFVSSINQELTQWFSQCLFQESGQELVNGLKACLEAALKLWCKHNLFLPQAIIVYRDGVGDGQLQALLDHEVPQIESSLKAVYPKDSGVKLTFIVVKKRINTRFFVESEGRLRNPLPGTVIDVEVTKRQWYDFFIVSQSVKDGTVTPTHYNVIHDTVRFTPDRIQCLTYRLCHMYYNLPGVTRVPAPCHYAHKLAYLVGQSIHQEPHHSLASRLFYL; encoded by the exons AGGAAGCTCAGCTGGTGGCTACACTGCAGGCAACGTCGGTGAAGGAGAGAAGCCGTTTTGGGGGCATTTTTCGAGACCATGTGGTGGATACCCGGCAGTACTTGGACCATGTGAGAGAGTCCACGGCAG GCACGCAGGGTAGACCCGTAAAGCTATTCACAAACCATTTCCGAGTGACATCTCGCCCCCAGCAGGTCACATATAAGTACAACATTGACTACATGCCAGACATTGAGGATGGAAAAGTTCGTACAGAACTGCTTTTGCAGCATAAAGCGTTAATTGGAAAGTGTCATATATTTGATGGAAGCTCTTTATTATTACCTCACAAACTACTATCACCA aaAATGGAATTGGTCAGCCTGTTGAAAAAACAGGTTGTGAAGGTGACCAttgaattcaccagtgaactcaTGCCCACCTCGCCGGACTGTTTACGCTATTACAACATTCTTTTTAGAAG AATTTTGAAGATGATGGAATTGGAGCAAGTTGGTCGCAACTATTATAACAAGCATGAGGCCACTGAGTTCAGCGATCATAA CCTGGTAATCTGGCCTGGATATGTTACTTCTATTCTTGAGTATGAAACCAGCATTACCCTGTGTGCTGATGTGAACCATAAACTGGTCCGAATGCAAACGGCTTATGATTTAATATCGGCTCTTTGTGATGGCTTCCCCGCAAAGCAAGATCTTCAGGAGCAAGTTGCTAAACAATTAGTCGGATCAATTGTTTCTACAGT ATTTAACAACAAAACCTATAGGGTGGATGATATTAATTGGGAGGAGACGCCCAGAACTACATTTAAAACATCAGATGGTGCCGAAATCACCTTTGTAGAGTACTACAAGACG CGATATGATCAAGTGGTCACTGAACTGAATCAGCCACTCTTGATCAGCAAAGGCAAGTGGAAAAAGAGCCAACGGGACACACCCCAAGAGCCTGTACTGCTGGTTCCTCAGCTATGCAACCTGACAG gtCTAACAGATGATCTGCGCAAAAATTACAGGGTGATGAGAGACTTGGCTCTTCATATGAGGTTGGATCCAGAAAAAAGGCAGCACGAATTACAAAAATTGATGAATGCTATACAGAC aaataaGGAGGTACAACAGGAACTTCAACTCTGGGATTTGAAATTTGATGCCAGCTTCTTGTCCTTCTCAGgaagaatcttgaaagaagtaaGAATTTTTCAAGGAAGACGAGTG TTTGACTCCCACCCACAATTTGCAGATTGGTCAAAAGAGACAAGAAGTGGACCCTTACTCAATGTGAAGTCACTAGATCATTGGCTAATACTCTATCCTACAGGAAATGACAGAGCAGCCTCCTTCTTTCTACAGAGTCTACGAAGGGTCACAC CCATGGGCATCTCTATGAGAGAGGCAAAAAT ACTTGAAGTAAGCGATACAGTCCAATCCTATACAACTGCATTGGAAAATCATGTGTCCTCCAAGACACAGATG GTCGTTTGCGTGCTGTCCAGTGAAAAGAAAGACCTGTATGATAGCATAAAACAATACCTGTGTGTCAGTTGCCCGATCCCAAGCCAGTGTGTCATCGCACGGACCTTAGACAAACCTCAGACGCTGATGACCATTGCGACAAAGCTTGCCCAGCAGATGAACTGCAAGATGGGAGGTGCCCTCTGGAAGGTGGACACAGGA TTACAGAATACGATGTTCATCGGTATCGACTGTTTCCACGATATTGTACATCGGCGGAAGTCGATCGCAGGCTTTGTGTCCAGCATCAATCAAGAATTGACACA GTGGTTCTCTCAGTGCCTCTTCCAGGAATCGGGGCAGGAGCTTGTGAATGGGCTGAAAGCCTGCTTGGAAG CCGCCCTGAAGCTCTGGTGTAAACATAACCTGTTTCTGCCACAAGCTATCATTGTGTACCGGGATGGAGTGGGGGACGGTCAGCTTCAAGCATTGCTGGACCATGAAGTACCACAGATCGAGTCCTCCTTAAAAGCTGTGTACCCTAAAGACTCTGG GGTCAAATTAACTTTCATCGTGGTGAAGAAACGAATAAACACCaga ttttttgtggagtctgaAGGAAGACTTCGAAACCCACTTCCAGGAACAGTTATTGATGTGGAGGTGACCAAAAGGCAATG GTATGATTTCTTTATCGTGAGTCAGTCCGTGAAAGATGGTACTGTCACTCCCACTCATTATAATGTCATCCACGACACGGTTCGCTTCACCCCAGATAGGATACAGTGTCTCACCTACAGACTATGCCACATGTATTATAATCTGCCA GGTGTCACTCGAGTTCCTGCTCCTTGTCACTATGCCCACAAACTGGCTTACCTTGTGGGCCAGAGTATTCACCAAGAACCACACCATTCCCTGGCAAGCCGTCTCTTCTACCTGTGA